The proteins below come from a single Meleagris gallopavo isolate NT-WF06-2002-E0010 breed Aviagen turkey brand Nicholas breeding stock unplaced genomic scaffold, Turkey_5.1 ChrUn_random_7180001957551, whole genome shotgun sequence genomic window:
- the THAP7 gene encoding THAP domain-containing protein 7, whose translation MSFPPPPYPPISPPRLPKKDNPRRALWLENSRRRDASGEGRWDPASKYIYFCSQHFEKSCFEIVGFSGYHRLKEGAVPTVFESTSPRPPRTTKPRLPPPDADTPKPPRGVTRKWRRDPPTSPPDPSFSTDVSCFPREGEDPAGVPALPGPSGARGHLPDTLLVTTEDKETITLPEEDPPGPPRPVSPSLYMLRLPPPAGAYIQSEHSYQVGSALLWKRRAEAALDALDKAQRQLQACKRREQRLRLRVGELQRERRALPECRRTPKEPQLLSGGQ comes from the exons ATGTCATTCCCCCctcccccatatccccccataTCCCCCCCCAGGCTGCCCAAAAAGGACAACCCCCGTCGGGCTCTGTGGTTGGAGAACAGCCGACGACGGGACGCGAGCGGCGAGGGCCGCTGGGATCCAGCCTCCAAGTACATCTACTTCTGCTCACAGCACTTTGAGAAGAGCTGCTTTGAGATCGTCGGCTTCAG CGGCTACCACCGCCTGAAGGAAGGTGCTGTCCCCACTGTCTTTGAGTCCACCTCCCCCAGACCCCCCCGGACCACAAAGCCCAGACTCCCCCCCCCTGATGCTGACACCCCAAAACCCCCCCGGGGAGTCACCAGGAAGTGGAG ACGGGATCCCCCCACATCCCCCCCGGACCCCTCCTTCTCCACCGACGTCTCCTGCTTCCCCCGCGAAGGCGAAGACCCCGCCGGTGTCCCAGCACTTCCAGGTCCCTCGGGCGCCCGCGGTCATCTCCCAGATACCCTTTTGGTGACGACAGAGGACAAAGAAACCATTACCCTCCCTGAAGAGGACCCCCCTGGACCCCCCCGCCCCGTTTCTCCTTCTCTCTACATGCTGCGCTTGCCGCCGCCAGCCGGCGCCTACATCCAGAGCGAGCACAGCTACCAGGTGGGCAGTGCCCTGCTCTGGAAACGCCGTGCCGAAGCTGCCCTGGACGCCCTGGATAAAGCCCAGAGGCAGCTCCAGGCCTGCAAACGTcgggagcagaggctgaggcTGAGGGTGGGTGAGCTCCAACGGGAGCGCCGGGCCCTCCCCGAATGCCGCAGGACCCCCAAGGAGCCTCAACTTCTCAGCGGTGGACAGTGA